Proteins encoded within one genomic window of Pseudalkalibacillus sp. SCS-8:
- the cccB gene encoding cytochrome c551 codes for MLRSLSVLVLSLLLIVGLAACGGGSDEGQDGQSAEENGGSNGTVDVAAAEKTFEQNCANCHGQNLEGRNGPKLENIGSKLSKEEILTMIKKGGGGMPGGLIRGEEAENVAAWLATME; via the coding sequence ATGTTACGTAGCTTATCTGTACTTGTACTTTCACTATTGCTTATTGTCGGCCTTGCCGCTTGTGGAGGCGGCAGTGATGAAGGCCAGGATGGACAGAGTGCGGAAGAAAATGGTGGTTCAAACGGGACAGTTGATGTCGCTGCTGCTGAAAAAACGTTCGAACAAAACTGTGCCAACTGTCATGGCCAAAACCTCGAGGGAAGAAACGGTCCTAAGCTTGAGAACATCGGATCCAAGCTCAGTAAAGAAGAAATTCTCACAATGATAAAAAAGGGTGGCGGTGGAATGCCCGGAGGCCTCATCCGTGGTGAGGAAGCAGAAAACGTCGCCGCATGGCTTGCGACAATGGAATGA
- a CDS encoding NUDIX hydrolase: MDSNPRLIHKNTKVLETETGSLYIEEQNPTSVAVVAIRGEHLVLVRQFRHQLKGETIELPGGGLEDDEDPEMGAKRELLEETGIKADTMTYIGSFHPQPYFTNRFSHLFFTTDTASTGDQCLDEDEDISVMMMPVKEVLDSIRAGHYKDGELGYALFLCIVRGLIKPT; the protein is encoded by the coding sequence ATGGATAGCAATCCAAGATTGATTCACAAAAATACAAAGGTTCTCGAGACAGAGACTGGTTCTTTGTATATTGAAGAGCAGAATCCAACTTCGGTAGCCGTCGTCGCAATCCGTGGAGAGCATCTTGTTCTTGTCCGGCAATTCCGTCATCAGCTTAAAGGAGAAACAATCGAGCTTCCTGGTGGTGGTTTGGAGGATGATGAAGACCCGGAAATGGGGGCAAAAAGAGAACTTCTGGAGGAAACGGGGATAAAGGCGGACACGATGACTTATATAGGAAGCTTTCATCCACAGCCTTATTTCACCAATCGGTTTTCTCATCTGTTTTTTACGACTGATACGGCTTCAACAGGTGATCAATGCTTGGATGAGGATGAAGACATTTCAGTTATGATGATGCCCGTTAAAGAAGTACTGGATTCAATAAGGGCGGGCCACTATAAGGATGGAGAATTGGGGTATGCGCTATTCCTCTGCATCGTACGAGGATTGATAAAACCTACTTAA
- a CDS encoding YhzD family protein — protein MKMYIITVFDKKGSKLYEESFEAPNNDEAKKIGQSILEENDYENHTSRVTSPAGELVLFHR, from the coding sequence ATGAAAATGTACATTATTACAGTATTTGATAAAAAAGGCTCCAAATTATATGAAGAATCCTTTGAAGCACCTAATAACGATGAGGCAAAGAAAATCGGACAAAGCATCCTTGAGGAAAACGACTACGAGAATCATACAAGCCGGGTAACATCCCCTGCAGGTGAACTAGTCCTGTTCCATCGATAA